A window of Enterobacter ludwigii genomic DNA:
CCGCCGCAAGGCCTGCTGCGCCTGCCTCGACTGGAGCGAGCGGCGGTTTCACCTGGGTGGAGAAGCCGGCGCGTTGCTGCTCGCGCATCTGGAAAGTAAAGGCTGGATCCAGCGGGTGGCGGGGTATAGGGAGGTGGTGGTGACGGCATTGGGGAAGGATGCCATTACCAAACATTTTAGCCGTTAAATTCCGCTGCGGGCTGATGCCCTCACTCCGACCCTCTCTGACAGATCTGGTGTACCTCCTATTGCTCCAGGTAACCCTGTTCCAAAAACAGGCTTTCTGTACAATAGTTCTCTATACCCAAACTGACCCAGGCTGGTCGGTTAAGGAATATTCGTCCTGACGACAGAAAAGGAATATGCAATGGATATCGCTCTTTTTCCTGGGCAGAGTCGGCGCCAGTGGGCTGATACAATGATCAATCTGGAAGCCCGAAAGCTTGTGAATACAGCAAATACCGTCGCGGCCATGCACCTCACTGATTCACTGACCCGTCTGAAATTTGTGGATGAAATAAGACAGGTTGTCATGCAACAGTTTGACGCGGCGAGGAGAGCAAAGAGCGATGAAGAATGCATTACCTGCCTGAAAAAACTAAGGGCTGAGAATGAGTTCCTGCTTGAACAGTCGCGCATGCTGAAAACCGGTTATGCCCGAATCTACGCTGAAATTCAGTATGTAACAGAGCAGAATAAAATTGTCGGATACTTCATATCCGGGATTAAGGTCGTTCTCGCCGGCGTTCAGGCTGTGTTTGGCGGTGTTATGATCGCAACGATGACGCCTGCTGGTATGCTTGCCGGTGCCGTTCTGGTCGGTGATGCCCTTAATACGGTATCACGGGAGGCAGCCCGCCAGCTCCTGAATGAACCTGCTTCAGAGGGGATCCTTGCGGACGGCGCCATGTCCGTAGCGGAATTTATGGGCTTCAGCCGCGATGTCGGCATGGGGATCTTTAATGCAACTACGCTTGCAGCCAACGTTTATGGTGTGTTTGGTCTGACCGGGAAAGCTGAGGCCTGGCGTCTTTTTCGTTATCTTCCTGGAGACTATTACCGCAAGGTGGAAACCATGTCTCCGGGCAAACTGACGATGAAGGTTCTGGGATGGGGGGTCAGTGCGAAGGTGGTACTGGAACTCCTTACCCGTGATGACCGGAGTCGCTGATATGTGATCTCATCAGCTTCCATGATTTATAGCCAAGTCTGACTGGCATCACCAGAAGCAGCACAATCAGCAGAAAGACGACGGCAACCAGACAGGAGATAACATGGCTGGCACTGCCAAAGATCGCGGTGAGCAGGGTGATGATGGCCATCCCGCCTGTGATCCAGGCTACCGACAGGAAATAGCCGGCCAGATCTTTCAGAACCTTTTCCTGAGATTCCCCCGTCGCCTGGTGACGTTTGATTCTCTCGATATCCTTACTGGTGAATCCTGCCGCTATTAGTTCCTGGTTTTTCACTGTCATTCACGTCTCCTTTAACCTGATAAAAAGAATACACTATTTATAAGACCGGTTCCTTCCTGCTTTTGTCTTCACCTGCCTTGATTATTGTGCCGTTGCCGTTAAATGATGTGGCTGGCAGACTACAGGGTAGAAAGGAAGTGTTTACACTGACGCCATCAGGCAAGCAGCATCAGGCACCGGCGGGTTCTGTCATACCTGATCCGGCATGACCATATTACTGGGGATCCCTCAGCCAACAGGGATAGGGATATATCGTTTCGCAATTCCTGCGCTTTTACCTCTCGTTTCTTGATACTTACCCTGATAACTATTATCGTGACCGCGTGTGATGAGAGGTTTCCCCATGAGTGAAGAAAATCTGTTTAGCCGCAGGCCGATGGGCATGCGGATGGCAAT
This region includes:
- a CDS encoding DUF4225 domain-containing protein, producing the protein MDIALFPGQSRRQWADTMINLEARKLVNTANTVAAMHLTDSLTRLKFVDEIRQVVMQQFDAARRAKSDEECITCLKKLRAENEFLLEQSRMLKTGYARIYAEIQYVTEQNKIVGYFISGIKVVLAGVQAVFGGVMIATMTPAGMLAGAVLVGDALNTVSREAARQLLNEPASEGILADGAMSVAEFMGFSRDVGMGIFNATTLAANVYGVFGLTGKAEAWRLFRYLPGDYYRKVETMSPGKLTMKVLGWGVSAKVVLELLTRDDRSR